The DNA sequence GCGTTCGTGACATTGCCTTTGAGATGGGCCGGGTTCTTGCCGCTCGGCCGATAGACTGCTTTCTTCTGCCTCAGCTCCGGGCTCCAGGGATCCAGGGCCAGGGTATCATCCACCGCCTGGAACGGCCCGTCGGTCAGGTTGTAATAAATCTCGCCGGAGGAGATGTTGTCCCCGTACAGGATGGCGTAGGGGGCGAAAGAATTCTGGATGATGGTGTTGTGGTAAATCTTGTAATCCGGTGTATATCCGACCTCGATTCCAGCCCCTCCCCCCGGCTCGTCCCGATAGATGATGTTGTTGCGGATGAGGCTGCCGCGATGGGCATAGGGCAGTTCCCCGGAGAATATCCCGGCCCCGATAGCCACGTCGCAGTTGTAGAAATAATTCCGCTCGATCAGCGCCCCCTGGCTCCCGCCGAAAAACAGGACCGCCGAGCCGCACAGCTCACCCACCGGTCCACGGATACGGATAAACTCGTTGTCCCGAACGATCCAGTCTTTGGCCAGAAGGACATCCACCCCGTTGGTGTACCAGTTCTTGGAGCGGTCCGTGTATTCGAACCGGCAGTATTCCACCAGGCCGCTGTCCGCGCTCTCCTCTGTCTTGGGATTGAAAGTGCCTTTCAGCATCTGCTCGCCGCTGTCCAGGAAATGGACATTGTAGACATGCAGGTTTCTGGAGCCGTATTCCCCCTGGATCTGAATAAGGTGGTACCAGGAATCGGCCAGGGTCAGGTCGGCGATCAGAATGCCGACCGATTTACGGATCCGTATTACGTGTTCCACTTTGCCGTAATCCTTTTCCCGCATGCCTTTGCCGCGAATCACGACATCGTCGCGGTTGCCGGAGGCGCCCCGTATCGCCACGTTATCCGGCCCGTTGATTATCAGCGTCTCGGTCAGGCGGTATTCACCCGGTTCCACCAGGATCGTCGTACCGGAGACAAGCTCGCGAACCGCCTGCTGCAGGCCCTCGACATCCGACACTCGCACCACATTTCCCTGGGGCGGCGGCAAAGAGGG is a window from the bacterium genome containing:
- a CDS encoding right-handed parallel beta-helix repeat-containing protein, with the translated sequence MRVSDVEGLQQAVRELVSGTTILVEPGEYRLTETLIINGPDNVAIRGASGNRDDVVIRGKGMREKDYGKVEHVIRIRKSVGILIADLTLADSWYHLIQIQGEYGSRNLHVYNVHFLDSGEQMLKGTFNPKTEESADSGLVEYCRFEYTDRSKNWYTNGVDVLLAKDWIVRDNEFIRIRGPVGELCGSAVLFFGGSQGALIERNYFYNCDVAIGAGIFSGELPYAHRGSLIRNNIIYRDEPGGGAGIEVGYTPDYKIYHNTIIQNSFAPYAILYGDNISSGEIYYNLTDGPFQAVDDTLALDPWSPELRQKKAVYRPSGKNPAHLKGNVTNARSDWFVAAQKGDLHLSAGAAEALDKAAPLDLVKDDYDGQPRPAGALSDIGADEYNP